GTCCAGCGGGTCGGCGCTCCGTCTCGCTTGTGAATACCGCGGCCCGGGAGGTGTAGATGCGCAGTTCATACGGCGCGATAGGAGAGTATTACCTATAAGTCTTCGACAATATCGGTGCACCGACGGGTCGCTTCCGGAGCCAGGCTGTCGGTCGCCGGGTCGAATCAGTCCCTTTTTGACGAGTCGTCCAGTAGCGGCGCCTATGGCATTCGAAGAAGACGACCACGTCATTCTCAACGACGAGCACAGCGACTACGACGGCGAAGAAGGCACCATCACGCAGGTCGTCGAGACGATGTTCGGCGACGCGAACTACACCGTCTCGTTCGAG
This DNA window, taken from Haloarcula ordinaria, encodes the following:
- a CDS encoding DUF1918 domain-containing protein, with protein sequence MAFEEDDHVILNDEHSDYDGEEGTITQVVETMFGDANYTVSFEDGQEQGVPEDNLEAVEE